In the Sulfurovum sp. UBA12169 genome, TATGTTCCTATGGTATAAGACGCCCCCAATTTAAAAGTAATCTCTTTATTGATAATCTTAAGAATATCCTGCTCTGAGATATGGATCTCTTTTTCCAGCCTTGTCGCTATTTTATAAAGTTCTTCGCCTTCATTGGTTAATTTAATGCCGTTTTTTTTGCGCTCTATTACCCTGACTCCCAAATATTTCTCTATAAATTTGATTTGTTGTGTCACTGCAGGCTGGGAAATGCCCAATTTGGCAGATGCTTTAGAAAAACTTCTCTCTCTTGCCACTGTTAAAAAAGTTTCAATCTTTACAAAATCTTTTAACATCATTTTTCCTTATTTTTATATTAAATTTAAAACTATTGAAATCATTATATCAAATTATACTGAAATAACTACATAACAAAACATTATTTTATATATTTATTTGTGGGCTTTAATAATTTTCACGATATAATTAAATATAATCAGAGGAGCAAAGTTAGCGTATGGAAAAGATTTTAAATGAACTCAATCCGTCACAGCGTGAAGCAGCAGAACACATAGATGGTGCAATGCTCATTCTTGCGGGTGCCGGCAGCGGAAAAACGAAGACACTCACCGCAAGACTTGCTTATTTGATCGGAGAGGTAGGTATTGATCCTGCCAACACGCTCACGCTTACTTTTACCAATAAAGCCGCAAGTGAAATGCGGGAGCGCGCATTGAAACTGGTAAAAAACAAAACATCTTATCCTCCATTGCTGTGCACATTTCATAAGTTTGGTTTACTTTTTTTAAAATTTCATATCGAAAAACTTGGAAGAAGCAATACTTTTGTTATTATTGACAGTGATGACAAGAAACGATTGCTCCGCTCTATTGCAAAAGAGTTAAAAATTGACCTCAATCTCTCTTTTGTTGCCTCTGAAATTTCAAAATACAAAAATTCTCTTTTGAATGCCCAAATTGTAACAGAAAAAGCAGAACTTCCGGACTACAAAAAAGTAGCTGCAATTTATGAGCGCTATCAGGCCAATATTGAAGAAAATAATCTTGTAGATTTTGATGATCTGCTGATGCTTACCTATAAAATACTTGACGAAAATGAAGACCTTCGCAAAGAGACCAGCTTGCGTTATCGCTATATTATGGTTGACGAGTATCAAGATACCAATGAATTACAATTTAGGCTTCTTGAGCATCTTGTGAGCGAACATGGAAACCTTTGTGTCGTAGGAGATGATGACCAAAGCATCTACGGATGGCGCGGAGCAAATATTCGCAATATTTTGGATTTTGCAAGCCACTTCAAGGAGACCAAAACGGTTAAGCTGGAAACCAATTATCGTTCTACCGAACCTATACTAAGGGCTGCAAATGCTCTTATAGAGCACAATTCAGCACGATTGGGCAAAAAACTTTTTAGCCATAAAGGAGAAGGAGTTGAAGTAAAACTGCTTCATTCACTGGACGAAGCCCATGAGGCCAAAGCAATCGCGCAAGAAATTCATACGCTCCTGGACAAAGGGGTCAATCCTGAAGAGATAGCTGTACTGTACCGGATCAATGCACTTTCCCGTTCCCTTGAAGAAGGTTTCAGCAAAGAGGGGCTTGGATTTAAACTCATAGGAGGTATGCGATTTTATGAGCGTGCTGAGATTAAGGATATTATCTCATGCTTTAGGGTATTGGCAAATCCTCATGATGATTTTTCACTCTTGCGTATTATCAATAAACCCAAAAGAGGTCTAGGCAAAGCCTCCATAGAAAAACTCCAAAAAGCCGCCCATGAAGAAAAACTTTCACTCTATGCTTTCATCCAAAAAAATCTTAAAACAAAACTTCCTGCCATTGTGAGCAAAAAGGTTGCAAATGCTTTGCGTGTGCTGCTGGAGGATATTCACGCCCTTCAAGAAGAAATAGCTGCCGCGCCGGGAAACTTTATTACTCTTTTCGAGGAGCGTATTAAACTTAAAGATCATTATGCGGGCATGATAGATGGGTTTGACCGTATTTTAAACATGGATGAATTCTACGGCTATTTTAGGGATTGTGTTGTAAAGAATCCTGATCTTACTCTCGATGAGTTTCTTAACGATATTACTTTACAAAGCGACCAAGATCAGCTGGAAGAAGATACTGTTGCCATCATGAGTATCCATGCGGCCAAGGGGCTTGAATTTGAGCATCTTTTTGTTATAGGTTTGGAGGAAGAGTTTTTTCCTTTGCTTGGCGAAGGATGCAACATGGAAGAAGAACGACGACTGGGATATGTAGCGATCACCAGAGCCAAATCCAATCTTACTCTGTGCTATGTGGATAGCCGTTTCTATAAAGGCCGTCGTAAAATGATAAATAAAAGCCGCTTCTTGGGTGAAGCAGGACTTATTCAAGATGCAAGCCTTAAGATTACCAAAGCTTCTGCTTTTAAAAAGGGAGATCTTGTAAAACACAAAATTTTTGGTATAGGGCGAGTACAGGCTGCCAACAAATCAGGAAAAGAATACAAGCTCCTTATTAATTTTGGCGGAAACAAAAAAGAGATACTAAGCTCTTTTGTACAAATTATTTAAGAACGCAGGATGAACAAAATTTGTCTAGTAACTCGCAGATGAATCGTCTTTTTGTTGTCAACAAGCCCATCTTTCGCAGCTCCAACAGCTACATGGGATATGTCAAACGCAAATATGGTACCAAAAAAGTCGGCTTTTCGGGCACACTGGATCCTTTTGCCACAGGATGCCTTATCGTAGCAACAGGCCAATACACTAAACTTTTTCAGTATCTCAACAAAACCCCTAAAAGCTACAAAGCAACTTTATGGCTAGGGACCAATTCTCCCAGTTTAGATATTGAAAAAGTCGATAGCATTCAAGAAATAGCCCCTTTTAAAAATGAACAAATTAATGAAGCACTAAACAGCCTCAAGGGTGAACTTACTTATTATCCGCCCGTATTTTGCGCAAAAAAAATAGAAGGGAAACGTGCCTATGAACTTGCGCGCGAAGGCAAAGAGGTGGAACTTAACACTATCACCTCCACTATTTATGATATTAAACTCATCAATTACAACCATCCATTTGTACATTTTGAGGCTACCGTAAGCGAAGGCACATATATACGCAGCCTCGGCGCACTTCTCGCAGACGAACTTGGTGTAGACGGCACACTCTCCTCTTTGCACCGTATCCATGAAGGGAAATTTGTATTTGACGGAGAAAAAGCGCTCAACCCCTTTGATTGCCTTATTCTTCCTTTAAATATCTATACGGGGGATGATTCGTACCTTGAATTAGGGAAAAAACTTCAAATAGAGTACTTTCAAACCAAGCAAGACGGAGAATACCTTGTTGAAACAAAAAACTTCTTTGCTGTTATTAAGATTGAAAATCAAGAGATAACCTACAAACTTAATCGCATAGAAAAATTTAAGAGCCCTCATGTATAGTATCAATGCCCATGCCAAAGTCAATATCTTTTTGAAGATCACCGGGCACAAGGATGGCTACCACACGCTGCTTTCACGCTTTATGCGTGTAGAAGACCTTTACGACACCATTACATTTGAGCCTTGTGAATGCGAAAGCTTTACACTAGAAGGCTGCAATGATATCCCTTTGGAATCCAATACCATTTATAAAGCCTATAAAGCGCTGAATGCCCATACCGGCGATCTTGACATCCTCAACTTTTTTTACCGGCATAAAGTCGTCGTTACCAAGCGTATTCCAAGCCAGGCAGGCCTGGGGGGAGGAAGCTCCGATGCGGCGGCGTTTATGCGGCTGGTTAAAAAAGTATGCAATCTGCTGATTTCCACGGAAGAATTGGCAAAAATCTCAACAACCATAGGTGCCGATCTTCCTTTTTTTATCTATAATTATCCCTCTGCCAATGTTTCCGGCTTCGGAGAAGTGGTCGAGCCTTTCACGGAAGAACCTTTAAAGCTGGAACTCTATACTCCGCATATTGGATGCAACACAGCCCTTGTTTATAAAACATTTAAAGAGCATTTTTTAACAAATGTGCGTCTAAGCAGCATTATAGGCTGGGATCAGCTCCCCTCCAGGGAAATTCTTGAAAAGATTCATGATCCTGCTATCTTAAATGACCTCTACGGGGCAGCTCTTATGGTATATCCGGAGCTCGCAAAAGCAGCAAAAAAGGAATGGTACTTCAGCGGAAGCGGAAGCACGTTTTTCAAAATTAAAAATTAAATCTATTTTGCTTTTACAGACGCGGCTTTTTTCAAGCCGGTCTATCAAGATATAAAAATCTTTATTTTTATTTTTGCATTTTTTTACTAAACACGCTGCTTGCTATCTATGTTATAATACTTCCAAAAAAGGTATATCTTTGGCTATTACTCTTATTGCACAAAACAAAAAAGCGAGGCATGATTATGAAATACTCGAAAAATTTGAAGCGGGTATTGTCTTAAAAGGAAGCGAAGTAAAAGCGCTACGCGCCAAACGAGCCAATCTTTCTGATGCTTTTTGTCGATTCATAAAGGGTGAGCTTTATCTTATGAATGCACACATTGCTCATCTTGAAACAACGCATAAGCATTTTAGTCCGGACACCAGAGAACCCAGAAAACTTCTGATGCGCAAAAAAGAACTTAATAAGCTCTATATGAAAGTGCATAAAGACGGACTTACCATCGTACCGTTAATGCTTTATTTTAATGAACGCAACCTTGCCAAAGTAAGCATAGCCATTGCAAAAGGGAAAAAACTTCACGACAAACGAGCTGACCTCAAAGCCAAAACACTCAATAGGGAAGCTGAGCAAGCGATAAAAAACAAAGGAGCTCTTTAGTATATTTTATTCTGAAAAAGGATTTTTTACACCGATACAGCATAAAGCCTTAAGCTGAAAAAGTTGGTAGAGTATTAATCAAAATAGAATTTTTAAATGTAGAAATTAGTAGAAAAAGACAAGAAAGAACCCGCATTTTTTAGCTGTAATGCGGGTAGACAAAAGAAAAAACTATTTTCTTCTTAGTTCTTTAATTCTTGCAGCTTTACCTTTAAGATCTCTAAGATAGAATAATTTTGCTCTTCTTACTCTACCTCTTCTTAGAACCTCAATACTTTCGATACTCTCAGTATAAAGCGGGAAAATTCTTTCAACACCAATAGAGTTGGCACCAATCTTTCTGACATTGAATGTTTTTCCTGTGCCTTGTCCTCTAACAGCGATGCAAAGCCCCTCATAATTTTGAACTCTTTCTTTATTGCCTTCTTTAATTCTAACGGCCACTCTCAATGTGTCACCAGCTCTAAAATCAGGAATATTTTTGTTTTCCAATTGCGCTTGTTCAAAGCTTTCAATATATTTATTTCTCATGTGATACCTTTTTTTTGTATAGGTCGGGTCGGAAATACTTTGTTTTACACAAAGCCAACTCTCTTTTTAAGTCCGTGATTTTACTATGATTACCCTTTAAAAATTCTGAAACTACTGCATTGTTTTCATAAATTTTAGGTTTTGTAAAAGAAGGGGCTTCCAGCAATGCTGCTTCAAAACTTTCTATCATGAGGGAATCACTGTTTCCAAGCACGCCTTCAACATTCCTGCTCACAGCATCACAGACTACCATGCTTGCCAATTCTCCGCCTGTTAGAATAAAATCCCCTATTGAAAAAAGCTCATCGGCATACGCTTCAATCACACGCTCATCTATTCCCTCATAGCGACCGCTCACGAAAACCAAATGTGATTTGTCGGCTAAACGCTTTGCATCATTTTGCTTAAATGGTTTAGCTACGGGGGTTAAGAATATTACATAGGCTTCAGGGAATTTTTTTTTAATGTGTCCAAGAGTGTCCATTAACGGTTGGGGTGTCATGAGCATACCCGCACCTCCTCCTATCATGGGAGCATCTACTCTTTTGTGTTTATCTTGGGAAAAAGCTCTCGGATCATAAAAGTCAATACTTATTTTTCCGGACGCTGCTGCACGGGATAAAATACTTTCGGAGAAATATCCTTCGATAAGAGCGGGAAAGAGTGTAACAAAACTAAAATGCAAAATAGTACCTTAGCTTGCTTCTAGAATATCTTTAGCATCCTGCGTCAATACCGTTTTTGTTTCTATATCCGTTTTTACTATATATCTTGAAATATAAGGAAGTAAAAACTCTTTTGCCATTCCTGCTTCTACTAAAGACTGATCCGTTTTTATCACAAGATAATCCAAATCCAGCATCCGCTGAATGTCATCAACTGTACCCAAAATTATCTCTTTTTCTTTCACTGTACAGCCTATAACATCAAACCAAAAATACTCATCTTTTTCAAGATGACAATATGCTTTGGTCTCCTCTTCGCTGGCGTAAAGTTTTACATTAGTAAGTTTTTTAGCGCTCTCCACGCTCTCATAGCCTGCAAAACGTATTGTTCCTCGGTTGGGATTGAGATCTGATATTGTGAGGTCTCCGCGGCTGCTTTTAAAGGTGTGTCCGACTTTAAATTGTTCCGGAAAGTCTGTATGAAGATGAAGCTTTAAATCACCGTAAAGCCCAACGGTTCTCCCCACTTGTGCGATGAAAAACGGTTCGATAGCCATATTTACTTTACAGATTTGACATTAACGCGGTAATTCTTACCGCCTTTTGCTTTACAGCCGGAGATGACTGTTTTAATAGCATTGATCATGCGCCCCTCTTTGCCGATCAATTTGCCAACATCTTCACTGTTGGCAAAGATTGTGATCTCATCAAAGCCCTCATCCACCGAAGTAATCTCGACAGAGATATCTTCAGGATTGTTTACCAAAAGCTTAGCATAAGCGGCTAGAAATGCGGTGACCATAAAATGATTATTTTCCAGCCAATCTTTTGACTGTTGGGCTCATTTGTGCACCGACACTTAACCAATAGTTCAATCTCTCTTGATCAAGAGTAAGATCCTTGTTAACGCTTATCGGATTATAATGTCCTATCGCCTCAATCCAGCCACTGTCTCTTCTTTTTCTGCTGTCTGTTACTACAATTCTGTAAAATGGCTTCTTTTTTCTACCCATTCTTGTCATTCTTATCATTGTCATATTTGTATCCTTTATATTCTCATTTTTCTTCAACTCTTGTAAGAGCAACTGTTACGTCAGCTTCCTGCAGAGGAAAACCGGCGCTAGCATGGCAGAAACAAACCTTGTTTATTTCTGCATCCCTATCAAATAGTACTGACAACTGCTTTTAATGACTAAAGCACTCATCAATACTCTTACCCAGCACTCTTGGGAACGGAATTATAGCATAAAATATATAAAATTTTTATTAAGTTCTGCCTCTTTTTTGATCCTCTCTGATTCTAGCGTCTCATTCCGGGAAATCCGCCGCCTTGCATTTGTTTCATCAAATCTTGCATTTGTTTCATTCCGCCCTTTCCGGAAAGTTTTTTTGCCATAATAGCTGCATTTTTAAACTGTTTTAGCACTCGGTTAACCTGCATCTGATCAAGTCCTGCACCCGCTGCGATACGTCTTTTTCTCATGTTGTTTAACAGATCCGGATCTTCTCTCTCTTTTAGCGTCATTGATGAAATCATTGCTTTGATGGTCTTAATCTCATCTGAATTTTCCAGATCCATATCGCCTATCTGCTTTGCTAAATTACCCATGCCGGGAATCATGCCCATAATAGATTTCATGCTGCCTAGCTTTTTCATCTGCTCCATTTGGGCTAAAAAATCATTAAAGTTAAATTGTCCTTTTTTAATTTTTTGCGAAAACTTTTTGGCTTCTTTTGGATCGATCGCTGCAGCAGCCTTTTCTGCAAGAGATTCGACATCTCCCGCGCCCATCAAACGGCTGACTATTCTTTCAGGAATAAACTGTTCAAGATCGGGCATTTTTTCGCCTGCACCTATAAATCGAAGAGGCACTCCCACCTGCTCTGTCAGTCCAAGAGCTATTCCTCCTTTGGAGTCCCCATCAAACTTACTTAAAACAACACCCGAAATGCCAATTTTCTCTTTAAAGGTTTGGGCTGTTCTAACCGCGTCCTGTCCGGTCATAGCATCGGCTACATAAAAAAGCTCATCAGGGTCGGCTATCTCTTTGACCTCTTTAAGCTCACTCATCAGCTCATCATCTATTGCCAAACGTCCTGCCGTATCTATAAGAACAACATCATAAAGTTCTTTTTTGGCTTTTTGAAGCCCTTCTTTAACGATCTGAACTGGCGTCATCGTCTCGTCGGCCACAAGATCCACGCCTATCTGCGATACAATCTGCCTAAGCTGTTCAACTGCTGCAAGCCTCTGAAGGTCTGCTGCAACCACAAGTACTTTTTTCTTTTTTTGCTCTTTAAGAAAATAGGCAAGTTTTCCGGTGGTTGTCGTTTTGCCGGATCCCTGTAAGCCTATCATGAGCACGACCGTAGGAGGATTAGATGCGAAAGTAAAACCTTTGGGAGCGCCTTGTATGGTAAGCAAACGGGTAAGCTCTGCTTGAAGTGCCTTTAAAAATTGTTCTTTACCGATGCCGTTTTTCTTTGTATCCAGCTCAACAGCAGCAATCAGTTCCTTGACTACCTTGTGATGCACATCGGCTTTTAGCAATGATTTTTTAAGTTCTGCTGTTGCTTTTTTTAACGCCTTGTCATCATCATGAAAACGAATTTTTCCAATGGCATTTTTAAAACTATCGGTTAATGTATCAAACATATCTTCCCTCTATTATAAATTATCAAAAAGCGGCCGATCCGCACCACTTTTGCATTGACTGGCATTAAAACAGAACATAGTATAAACCATCTCCAAAGAGTCTGTGCCCTCTAATGCCCGCTAAACAAGTGACGTGATTTTATCCAAGATTTACTTATATCGCGCGATACTTTTTGGTTCTGGGGCCTCAAACTCATAATCAAATATTTTTATCTTTGAAGAGTGCAACAGCATATGTTTGCTTTGGGTTCGGCTTCCATACTGCTCGTCTCCAACGATAGGATGTCCTACGCTGGCAAGATGAACACGTATTTGATGGGTTCTTCCTGTTGTGATTTCAATGCGTACTTTGCTTTTTTTTCCCTGGATCTCTTCGGGAGTAACTTTAGTATATGCCTTTTTGCCTCTAAGGTGATCGATTTTTGAAAAAGCTTTGCCTTTCTTGATCGTTAGTAGCGGGGCATCTATCTCCATCGCTTCATACAGTACCCCTTCAACCCATGCTATATACTGTTTTTGAACTCGTCTGGCCTTAAATTCTTTGATGGCATCTTCAATAAATGTTTTGTTTCTTCCAAGAAGCAAAACTCCGCTTGTGTCTCTGTCTAACCGATGCAAAAGTTCTGCACCTTCTATTGCATCTTGAATATCATAACTGTCTATTTGTGCGGGCTTATTCACCGCAACAATATTATCATCTTGATAAATAATTTCAATATCTGACGGATATTCTATCCGAAAATGCGTATCGTCGCTTATCTCTGCACGGGCTATTTTTACTTTTTTATCTCCTGCAAAAACCAAACCTCTGTCAATAAGTTCTTTTGCCTGATTATTTGAAATCTCTTCTTGTTTTGCCAATACTTTATATGCTTTGTCTGTAGCCATTTTTTTCTATCCAATCTTCAAATTCTTTTGTAAGCGGGAATTCCACTATTTTTACTTTACTGTTTTGCCCTGTTTTAAAAAGTATATCACTTTTTGACACTTTAAAACTTTTTGAGAGAAATCTTATTAACTCTTTGTTTGCCGCACCCTCTACCGCAGGTGCTTTGATGCGAATCTTAATGGCATCATTTCCATACATCTCGCAAAACTCATTTTTGCTTGCGGCAGGCTGCGCCTTGATAGATAAACCTACCTTGCCTTCCTTAATTTGATAAAACATTATTCAGGCTTTCCAAAATAGGTGTCAAATCTGTTTTGGATTTGATCTTTGTGGGTTTTAAATGCGTATGCTGAAGTACTTTTTTTGAAAGAGCTGAAGCTTCTACCACGGCAATCCCTTCTATAGCATCAAAAATATCTTTTTGATTGAAATAATATTTGCCTGAGATTATTTTGCAGCCAAACTGCGCTGCTTCGGCTGCATTGTGTCCGCCCAAAGGCTCAAATGCTCCTCCCAAAATAACGATGTCGCTAATTGCATATATATTCACCAGTTCGCCCAAGGTGTCTAAAACTATAATATCACTTTGCATCACTCTATTTTGCGAATATCTCTGACAGATAAATTGCTGTTCTTGCGCAAAGACTTCCGCCATTCTCGTCACTTTTTCAAAACGTTCCGGATGACGCGGCGCCAAAATAAGTACAGCATCCGGCTCTTCTTTTTTTAATGCCAAATAAGCCTCAAAGACCAAGATCTCTTCACCTTCGTGGATGCTCGCTGCACACACAACCATCGATGAAGGTTTCTTGAGCCATGCCGTAGGCAAAGGAAGCTTAGCAAGCTTAATATTGCCCGTAACTTTAATATTTTTTGCGCCCAATAATTCCAAACGTTCTTTATCTGTTTGACTCTGTGCATAGATTTCATCGATCTGCTTAAAGATGTGCCTGTAAAACCAAGCCATTTTCAAATATTTTGGAAAAGAGCGTTCACTCATACGCGCATTGATCAGCAAGGTTTTGGCACCTCTTTTTTTTGCAAGAGCAAAAAGCAGATACCAAAATTCTGCCTCCATAACAACTAACGCTTTTTGGGGTTTAGCCCACCAAAAAAGCAAAGGCTCAAAAGGCAGATACCTGCTTTGAGATGTATAGCTGCTTACTGCTTCGAACCCTGTGTGCGTAGTTGCAGTCATACGCAACATCTCATTGGGAAACATTTCAACAATCGGCGCAATGGCTTTGGCTTCACCAAAACTGCAAACGTGAAACCAGATTCCTGCTTTTTTTAAAGGTCTATTGTTCCACAAAAAAAATCTTGCAGGAATAGCATCTTTGTACTTTGCCTTAAGAGAAAACAATGCCAAAAAAGGCAATGCCATACTATAAAAAATACCAACCGTCACGCTATAGAGAAGAAGAAAAAGTCTCTCCATAACCGATCATTTAGGCTTTTTCTGTCTCGCGCTCGATATAGAGAATCCGTCCGCAATGGGGGCAGTTAACAATCTCGTCACCCCTGATCACCTCAGAGTAAGTTTTATCGTTAAGTTTCATATGGCACCCGTAACATGCCTGTTTTTTAACAGGAACAACTGCTGTGTTTCCTGCCCAGATACGAATCTTTTCATAAAATGAAAGCACTTTTTGTTCAATATTTCTAATCAATATTTCTCTTTTTTCAAAAAGTTCTGCTTTGCTTTGTTCTATTTCGGACTTCTCCACACTTACCATTTCAGCAACAGCCTGAAACTCATGTGCAAGTTGTTTTACCTTCTCGTTTACTTCGTCAAGAAGTATTTTTTTGGTTTCATTAATCTTTTGGAGTCTTTCGATCTCCTCATTGGCAAACGTCATCTTTTCTTTAGCAATATCCTCTTCTAAAGAAAGTGCTTTCATCTCTTTTTCTGTAGAAATCTCTTTGGCTTTCTTACTATTTAAAACAAGTTGGTTATTGAGCAGTTTAAGCTGTTCTTCAAACGTTCTTATTTTTTCTTCATTGTTTGCAATAGCCTTTATGAGTGCATCCGCTTCACTTTGTACTGTATCGATTTTTATTTTTGCTTTGGCGATTTTTTTATCTGCAGCCTCAAGTTCGGGTCTATAACTATCGATTGTTCTATCATTCTTTGCAAGCTCAATGAGCTCTCTTAAACGTTTATTCACTCTTGGTCCTTTTGGAGTTTAGGGGATTTAGCCATATCTTTATATTGATTCAATATGAAATGGATTTTTAGAATGCGAAATTATAACCAAAAGAGGTAAATTTTTCAACTCTTGGGCTAAAATCTCCGCAAAAAACTGTTCGCTTTCGTAATGCCCTATATCCACCATCATCAAATTTTCGCTTAGTGCTTTCATGGCATCATGATACTTAATATCTCCGGTAAGAAAACAATCTGCCTCAACTGTATCCATCAAAGAAGCCCCCGCTCCGGTCGTAAGTGCAACAGAATTAATAATCTCTTTTTTACCCACCACTTTAAGCGCAGGTAAAGATAATTTCTTTTTGAGAAGCGCCAAAAGCGTCTGGTAACTCCATTCTCCTTTTGCAATACAAACAAATGGATTTTGCTCCATAACACTGAAGCCCAAAATTTTTTCAAAAACGTATCTATTGAGATGCGTTTGATCAAAATTAGTATGCATTGCTATGAGCGATTGTTTTTTAAGAATCAGTTTTTCAAGCAGATTTGCAGGGTATCTGGCAAAATCAAGTTGAGACAGTTTAGCAAATATTAGAGGATGATGCACTATAAAAAGTACTTCTTTGGGTGCTTGCTCTATCATCGATTCGTCCAAATCTAATGCAACTACGATTTGAGATATTTCACGAACCGCACTCCCCACAATCAATCCTGAATTGTCCCACTTTTCTTGAAGGTCAAAAGGACTTATTTTGTTGAGAAAATCATATATTTCCTGTAATTTCATACCTATCTCACTTTATCAAAAAAGTGCTGCATATTATCGCATATCACAATTATTGATTTTTAATTTGCTAACTTTTTACTCTTTTACCGCGCTCTTCTTCTTGCGCCTTATACAGCTGGGCACATCCGATGGCAAGCTCTCGTACTTTTAAAATATAATTTTGTCGCTGTGCTTGAGAGATGGCTTTTCTGGCATCAAGTATATTAAATGCATGTGAGGCCATCATGCATTGATCATAAGCCGCAAGCGGCAATCCCTTTTCAAGACAGAGTCTGCACTCTGCACTTGCATCTTCGAAATGTGCTAAAAGTTTTTCTACTGTTGCTACTTCAAAATGATATTTTGAAAATTCATATTCACTCTCTTTATGTACATCTGCATAGGTAGTAACCTGATCTTTGTTTTGGTTCCATACGATATCAAAGACCGATTCAACCCCCTGGAGATACATCGCCAAACGTTCTGTTCCGTAAGTGATCTCTACGGCCACAGGATCACAAGAGATACCTCCTACTTGCTGAAAATAGGTAAACTGGGTTACTTCCATTCCATCAAGCCATACTTCCCATCCAAGCCCCCATGCGCCAAGGGTTGGAGATTCCCAGTTGTCTTCAACAAAACGAATATCATGCTGAGTAAGATCAAGCCCCAGATATTCTAATGATTTTAAATAAAGCTCCTGAATATTGTCCGGACTCGGTTTGATTAAAACTTGAAACTGATAATAGGCGCCTAATCTGTTTGGATTCTCTCCATAACGACCATCTGTGGGTCTTCTGCTCGGTGCGACATAAGCTGTACTCCAAGGCTTATTATCTAAACTGCGCAGAAGTGTTGCGGGATGAAAAGTTCCCGCCCCGGCAGGAATGTCGTAAGGCTGAACGATATTGCATCCTTGTTGTGCCCAAAATTGTTGCAATTTGAGAAGTAGTTCGCTAAAGGTAATTGCATCTTTGTTCATCTATATTCCTAATCTCTTTTAAAATCTTAAAGTTTTACTTCTATCTCGACAGAGTCAAGTTCTACTTTTTTTGCTTTGCTAATTCTATCTTCTTGCAGCTTTACACGAAGTTCATCATCATTGAGCGCCATGATCTGAATAGCAAGATAAGCCGCGTTGACCGCACCTGCCTTACCGATAGCCACGGTTCCCACAGGCATGCCTCCTGGCATCATCACTGTACTGAGCAACGCATCTTCCCCCCTAAGCTCACCGCTTGCCATAGGAACGCCAAGCACCGG is a window encoding:
- the purE gene encoding 5-(carboxyamino)imidazole ribonucleotide mutase, with the translated sequence MKFVSIVIGSKSDYEVMKECGITLEKFGVPYELIISSAHRSPERTKNYVKEAESKGAQVFIAAAGMAAHLAGALAASTIKPVLGVPMASGELRGEDALLSTVMMPGGMPVGTVAIGKAGAVNAAYLAIQIMALNDDELRVKLQEDRISKAKKVELDSVEIEVKL